A stretch of the Diprion similis isolate iyDipSimi1 chromosome 14, iyDipSimi1.1, whole genome shotgun sequence genome encodes the following:
- the LOC124414979 gene encoding protein Son-like isoform X1, whose amino-acid sequence MANLFDIANLITTVGVDAVKIKPEPGLPEKSSNEILTELFSTFDADEGIISPGSGDNEIAKDISVKTEKSAKLKKKKSKKKHKHKDKKRKKKIKKNSSDSDSEAGDGSKKRKKHKKKSKRKRDSSSSRTSESDEQKQKVQKIDGDGFKENSKISENYLNDEIDKATKGNANKKVSKLAEIPLIKTEPGLAKPDHSASQDEALLEPSSLRQPFVANKINKDDSKDIVMPRLLENPKQAAPGKILIKNLKHSIVYSEVVKEVENKAREKAARMEDGELSDSSGIDRTPTLSPSPSRCDDRGTPSLSPESNRSIVRTPSPILRLQQVGLTPKNDLRMILKEKEKKRREEMKSKLRNGKREREHKTHRDSNDKDHGEKHQRKSGSRERKRSKSKTHSRSQRSRSNGKERSREKSRDRRDREKSRDTWDHEWNRDRRKASKDGDKDRYRSRSRDRSRDRRNNRGRTRSRERKERIEIDKKKLLEIARKNAISMIQQGTLPLAQQDKVIAAIQAGGKSVDELTDFCKSLSKSEALGELSSISSDDDGSNSEKGFHHPFLVKDRPNSIIMNIRDAKQLPTKTFQEKAAESSIQLRLQFPVSSGQLHRKTENEWVPVNPKKPGPKKPTAPATAPSEPLAIMPAPTQAAAPVHASVPTPAPAPIPPPTPTPQLPIFSEPSPLKNVDIGCIVSQRLAAMRKLRENPNDVQAMNEMYRAQSGMKSWAESKQMPGQFTGSTGVKVLSASELSAGYQAWARKDQLLTAQPVSGGMGMALLQKMGWRPGEGLGKNKEGTLVPLQLEVKLDKRGLVSDQDIDSRVGKTVKPAVPTIKTLEGKHPVSLLGEYCSKRKFGAPVYELCFECGPDHKKNFLFKVKVNGIEYKPSVASPNKKQAKAEAAQICLQTLGLLAA is encoded by the exons ATGGCCAATTTATTCGATATAGCAAATTTAATTACGACGGTGGGTGTAGATGCGGTTAAAATTAAACCGGAGCCAGGGTTACCCGAGAAAtcgtcaaatgaaattttgaccgAACTTTTTAGTACGTTTGACGCCGACGAAGGAATAATTTCACCTggaagcggcgataacgagaTTGCCAAAGATATAAGCGTAAAGACCGAGAAATCGGCTAAgcttaagaagaagaagagcaaGAAGAAGCACAAACACAAAGACAAAAAAcgcaagaagaaaattaagaaaaattcatccgaTAGCGATAGCGAAGCTGGAGATG GCTCGAAGAAGCGAAAAAAGCATAAAAAGAAATCTAAGCGCAAGCGAGATTCTTCGTCGAGTCGAACTTCCGaatcagatgagcagaaacaAAAAGTACAAAAGATCGATGGTGATGGCTTTAAGGAGAACTCCAAAATATCTGAAAACTACCTCAACGATGAAATCGATAAAGCTACTAAAGGCAATGCGAATAAGAAAGTTTCAAAGCTCGCAGAAATTCCTTTGATCAAAACAGAGCCAGGATTAGCAAAGCCTGATCATTCAGCGAGTCAGGATGAGGCACTTCTGGAACCATCAAGTCTCAGACAACCTTTCGTagcaaataaaattaacaaggaTGACTCGAAGGACATAGTTATGCCAAGATTACTTG aaaatCCGAAGCAGGCAGCACCGGGAAAAATTCTTATCAAGAACCTAAAGCATAGCATAGTTTACAGTGAAGTCGTGAAAGAAGTTGAGAACAAAGCAAGGGAGAAGGCTGCTCGCATGGAAGATGGTGAACTGTCTGATAGCAGTGGTATCGATAGGACTCCAACGCTGAGTCCAAGTCCGTCACGATGCGATGATCGTGGAACGCCATCCTTGAGCCCTGAATCGAATAGATCAATTGTAAGAACGCCAAGTCCGATACTAAGGTTGCAGCAAGTGGGTTTAACGCCAAAAAATGATCTGCGGATGAttttaaaagagaaagaaaagaagcgtCGGGAGGAAATGAAGTCTAAGTTGAGAAACGGCAAACGTGAAAGAGAACACAAGACGCATAGGGATTCCAACGACAAAGATCACGGAGAAAAACATCAGCGGAAAAGCGGGTCTCGTGAGAGAAAAAGATCCAAGTCAAAAACACATTCCAGATCTCAGCGCAGCAGGAGCAACGGCAAGGAACGATCTAGGGAGAAAAGCAGAGACAGacgagatagagagaaaagcAGAGATACGTGGGATCACGAATGGAATAGGGATAGACGGAAAGCCAGCAAAGACGGAGACAAGGATAGGTACAGAAGCAGGAGTCGGGATAGAAGCAGAGACAGGCGTAATAATCGTGGAAGAACAAGGAGCCGAGAAAGAAA ggaAAGAATagagattgataaaaaaaagctgCTCGAAATTGCTAGAAAGAATGCTATAAGCATGATTCAGCAAGGAACGCTTCCGCTTGCTCAACAAGACAAAGTGATTGCCGCTATACAAGCTGGAGGAAAGTCTGTCGATGAACTCACAG ATTTTTGTAAATCCTTATCAAAATCCGAAGCCTTGGGAGAACTGTCCAGCATATCGTCAGACGACGATGGCAgtaattctgaaaaaggctTTCATCATCCGTTCCTTGTCAAAGATAGGCCCAATTCAATAATCATGAACATTCGG GATGCAAAACAGTTACCGACAAAAACTTTCCAAGAAAAAGCAGCAGAGTCGTCGATCCAGTTACGACTACAGTTTCCAGTTTCTAGCGGACAACTTCACAGAAAAACTG AGAACGAGTGGGTGCCAGTTAACCCGAAGAAGCCTGGACCGAAAAAGCCGACTGCTCCAGCGACAGCTCCATCTGAGCCGCTTGCAATAATGCCAGCGCCAACACAAGCGGCAGCACCTGTACATGCATCTGTACCTACACCTGCACCTGCACCTATACCTCCACCTACACCTACACCACAATTGCCCATATTTTCAGAGCCTTCCCCATTGAAG AATGTTGACATAGGCTGCATCGTATCTCAGAGATTAGCTGCGATGAGAAAGCTCAGAGAAAATCCAAACGACGTACAAGCAATGAATGAAATGTACAGAGCTCAAAGTGgg ATGAAGAGTTGGGCTGAGAGTAAACAGATGCCAGGTCAGTTCACGGGTAGCACTGGAGTCAAAGTGCTATCGGCCTCTGAACTATCTGCTGGCTATCAAGCATGGGCCCGTAAG GATCAATTGTTAACTGCACAACCTGTCTCTGGTGGAATGGGAATGGCCCTACTGCAAAAAATGGGATGGAGACCTGGTGAGGGTTTAGGCAAAAATAAGGAGGGCACTTTAGTGCCGTTACAGTTGGAAGTGAAGCTTGACAAACGAGGTCTTGTCTCTGATCAGGATATCGATAGTCGAGTTGGAAAGACAGTAAAGCCAGCTGTGCCAACGATCAAGACTCTTGAGG GAAAACATCCAGTTTCGTTGTTGGGtgaatattgttcgaaacgaAAGTTTGGAGCACCGGTATATGAACTGTGTTTTGAGTGTGGACCGGAccataaaaagaattttctattCAAG GTGAAAGTAAATGGGATAGAATACAAACCAAGTGTCGCCAGCCCGAACAAGAAGCAAGCTAAAGCAGAAGCGGCTCAAATATGTCTGCAAACTTTGGGACTGCTCGCAGCATAA
- the LOC124414979 gene encoding protein Son-like isoform X2, with product MANLFDIANLITTVGVDAVKIKPEPGLPEKSSNEILTELFSTFDADEGIISPGSGDNEIAKDISVKTEKSAKLKKKKSKKKHKHKDKKRKKKIKKNSSDSDSEAGDGSKKRKKHKKKSKRKRDSSSSRTSESDEQKQKVQKIDGDGFKENSKISENYLNDEIDKATKGNANKKVSKLAEIPLIKTEPGLAKPDHSASQDEALLEPSSLRQPFVANKINKDDSKDIVMPRLLENPKQAAPGKILIKNLKHSIVYSEVVKEVENKAREKAARMEDGELSDSSGIDRTPTLSPSPSRCDDRGTPSLSPESNRSIVRTPSPILRLQQVGLTPKNDLRMILKEKEKKRREEMKSKLRNGKREREHKTHRDSNDKDHGEKHQRKSGSRERKRSKSKTHSRSQRSRSNGKERSREKSRDRRDREKSRDTWDHEWNRDRRKASKDGDKDRYRSRSRDRSRDRRNNRGRTRSRERKERIEIDKKKLLEIARKNAISMIQQGTLPLAQQDKVIAAIQAGGKSVDELTDFCKSLSKSEALGELSSISSDDDGSNSEKGFHHPFLVKDRPNSIIMNIRDAKQLPTKTFQEKAAESSIQLRLQFPVSSGQLHRKTENEWVPVNPKKPGPKKPTAPATAPSEPLAIMPAPTQAAAPVHASVPTPAPAPIPPPTPTPQLPIFSEPSPLKNVDIGCIVSQRLAAMRKLRENPNDVQAMNEMYRAQSGMKSWAESKQMPGQFTGSTGVKVLSASELSAGYQAWARKRVDELRLVSIGLYPPEGLLQAHNYIGEETTSAAQCSLIFVWINC from the exons ATGGCCAATTTATTCGATATAGCAAATTTAATTACGACGGTGGGTGTAGATGCGGTTAAAATTAAACCGGAGCCAGGGTTACCCGAGAAAtcgtcaaatgaaattttgaccgAACTTTTTAGTACGTTTGACGCCGACGAAGGAATAATTTCACCTggaagcggcgataacgagaTTGCCAAAGATATAAGCGTAAAGACCGAGAAATCGGCTAAgcttaagaagaagaagagcaaGAAGAAGCACAAACACAAAGACAAAAAAcgcaagaagaaaattaagaaaaattcatccgaTAGCGATAGCGAAGCTGGAGATG GCTCGAAGAAGCGAAAAAAGCATAAAAAGAAATCTAAGCGCAAGCGAGATTCTTCGTCGAGTCGAACTTCCGaatcagatgagcagaaacaAAAAGTACAAAAGATCGATGGTGATGGCTTTAAGGAGAACTCCAAAATATCTGAAAACTACCTCAACGATGAAATCGATAAAGCTACTAAAGGCAATGCGAATAAGAAAGTTTCAAAGCTCGCAGAAATTCCTTTGATCAAAACAGAGCCAGGATTAGCAAAGCCTGATCATTCAGCGAGTCAGGATGAGGCACTTCTGGAACCATCAAGTCTCAGACAACCTTTCGTagcaaataaaattaacaaggaTGACTCGAAGGACATAGTTATGCCAAGATTACTTG aaaatCCGAAGCAGGCAGCACCGGGAAAAATTCTTATCAAGAACCTAAAGCATAGCATAGTTTACAGTGAAGTCGTGAAAGAAGTTGAGAACAAAGCAAGGGAGAAGGCTGCTCGCATGGAAGATGGTGAACTGTCTGATAGCAGTGGTATCGATAGGACTCCAACGCTGAGTCCAAGTCCGTCACGATGCGATGATCGTGGAACGCCATCCTTGAGCCCTGAATCGAATAGATCAATTGTAAGAACGCCAAGTCCGATACTAAGGTTGCAGCAAGTGGGTTTAACGCCAAAAAATGATCTGCGGATGAttttaaaagagaaagaaaagaagcgtCGGGAGGAAATGAAGTCTAAGTTGAGAAACGGCAAACGTGAAAGAGAACACAAGACGCATAGGGATTCCAACGACAAAGATCACGGAGAAAAACATCAGCGGAAAAGCGGGTCTCGTGAGAGAAAAAGATCCAAGTCAAAAACACATTCCAGATCTCAGCGCAGCAGGAGCAACGGCAAGGAACGATCTAGGGAGAAAAGCAGAGACAGacgagatagagagaaaagcAGAGATACGTGGGATCACGAATGGAATAGGGATAGACGGAAAGCCAGCAAAGACGGAGACAAGGATAGGTACAGAAGCAGGAGTCGGGATAGAAGCAGAGACAGGCGTAATAATCGTGGAAGAACAAGGAGCCGAGAAAGAAA ggaAAGAATagagattgataaaaaaaagctgCTCGAAATTGCTAGAAAGAATGCTATAAGCATGATTCAGCAAGGAACGCTTCCGCTTGCTCAACAAGACAAAGTGATTGCCGCTATACAAGCTGGAGGAAAGTCTGTCGATGAACTCACAG ATTTTTGTAAATCCTTATCAAAATCCGAAGCCTTGGGAGAACTGTCCAGCATATCGTCAGACGACGATGGCAgtaattctgaaaaaggctTTCATCATCCGTTCCTTGTCAAAGATAGGCCCAATTCAATAATCATGAACATTCGG GATGCAAAACAGTTACCGACAAAAACTTTCCAAGAAAAAGCAGCAGAGTCGTCGATCCAGTTACGACTACAGTTTCCAGTTTCTAGCGGACAACTTCACAGAAAAACTG AGAACGAGTGGGTGCCAGTTAACCCGAAGAAGCCTGGACCGAAAAAGCCGACTGCTCCAGCGACAGCTCCATCTGAGCCGCTTGCAATAATGCCAGCGCCAACACAAGCGGCAGCACCTGTACATGCATCTGTACCTACACCTGCACCTGCACCTATACCTCCACCTACACCTACACCACAATTGCCCATATTTTCAGAGCCTTCCCCATTGAAG AATGTTGACATAGGCTGCATCGTATCTCAGAGATTAGCTGCGATGAGAAAGCTCAGAGAAAATCCAAACGACGTACAAGCAATGAATGAAATGTACAGAGCTCAAAGTGgg ATGAAGAGTTGGGCTGAGAGTAAACAGATGCCAGGTCAGTTCACGGGTAGCACTGGAGTCAAAGTGCTATCGGCCTCTGAACTATCTGCTGGCTATCAAGCATGGGCCCGTAAG agagTTGACGAGCTGAGACTAGTTAGCATTGGTCTGTATCCACCTGAGGGTTTGTTACAGGCACATAACTACATTGGAGAAGAAACAACCTCGGCAGCGCAGTGCTCGTTGATCTTTGTTTG GATCAATTGTTAA
- the LOC124414979 gene encoding protein Son-like isoform X4 has product MANLFDIANLITTVGVDAVKIKPEPGLPEKSSNEILTELFSTFDADEGIISPGSGDNEIAKDISVKTEKSAKLKKKKSKKKHKHKDKKRKKKIKKNSSDSDSEAGDGSKKRKKHKKKSKRKRDSSSSRTSESDEQKQKVQKIDGDGFKENSKISENYLNDEIDKATKGNANKKVSKLAEIPLIKTEPGLAKPDHSASQDEALLEPSSLRQPFVANKINKDDSKDIVMPRLLENPKQAAPGKILIKNLKHSIVYSEVVKEVENKAREKAARMEDGELSDSSGIDRTPTLSPSPSRCDDRGTPSLSPESNRSIVRTPSPILRLQQVGLTPKNDLRMILKEKEKKRREEMKSKLRNGKREREHKTHRDSNDKDHGEKHQRKSGSRERKRSKSKTHSRSQRSRSNGKERSREKSRDRRDREKSRDTWDHEWNRDRRKASKDGDKDRYRSRSRDRSRDRRNNRGRTRSRERKERIEIDKKKLLEIARKNAISMIQQGTLPLAQQDKVIAAIQAGGKSVDELTDFCKSLSKSEALGELSSISSDDDGSNSEKGFHHPFLVKDRPNSIIMNIRDAKQLPTKTFQEKAAESSIQLRLQFPVSSGQLHRKTENEWVPVNPKKPGPKKPTAPATAPSEPLAIMPAPTQAAAPVHASVPTPAPAPIPPPTPTPQLPIFSEPSPLKNVDIGCIVSQRLAAMRKLRENPNDVQAMNEMYRAQSGMKSWAESKQMPGQFTGSTGVKVLSASELSAGYQAWARKAHNYIGEETTSAAQCSLIFVWINC; this is encoded by the exons ATGGCCAATTTATTCGATATAGCAAATTTAATTACGACGGTGGGTGTAGATGCGGTTAAAATTAAACCGGAGCCAGGGTTACCCGAGAAAtcgtcaaatgaaattttgaccgAACTTTTTAGTACGTTTGACGCCGACGAAGGAATAATTTCACCTggaagcggcgataacgagaTTGCCAAAGATATAAGCGTAAAGACCGAGAAATCGGCTAAgcttaagaagaagaagagcaaGAAGAAGCACAAACACAAAGACAAAAAAcgcaagaagaaaattaagaaaaattcatccgaTAGCGATAGCGAAGCTGGAGATG GCTCGAAGAAGCGAAAAAAGCATAAAAAGAAATCTAAGCGCAAGCGAGATTCTTCGTCGAGTCGAACTTCCGaatcagatgagcagaaacaAAAAGTACAAAAGATCGATGGTGATGGCTTTAAGGAGAACTCCAAAATATCTGAAAACTACCTCAACGATGAAATCGATAAAGCTACTAAAGGCAATGCGAATAAGAAAGTTTCAAAGCTCGCAGAAATTCCTTTGATCAAAACAGAGCCAGGATTAGCAAAGCCTGATCATTCAGCGAGTCAGGATGAGGCACTTCTGGAACCATCAAGTCTCAGACAACCTTTCGTagcaaataaaattaacaaggaTGACTCGAAGGACATAGTTATGCCAAGATTACTTG aaaatCCGAAGCAGGCAGCACCGGGAAAAATTCTTATCAAGAACCTAAAGCATAGCATAGTTTACAGTGAAGTCGTGAAAGAAGTTGAGAACAAAGCAAGGGAGAAGGCTGCTCGCATGGAAGATGGTGAACTGTCTGATAGCAGTGGTATCGATAGGACTCCAACGCTGAGTCCAAGTCCGTCACGATGCGATGATCGTGGAACGCCATCCTTGAGCCCTGAATCGAATAGATCAATTGTAAGAACGCCAAGTCCGATACTAAGGTTGCAGCAAGTGGGTTTAACGCCAAAAAATGATCTGCGGATGAttttaaaagagaaagaaaagaagcgtCGGGAGGAAATGAAGTCTAAGTTGAGAAACGGCAAACGTGAAAGAGAACACAAGACGCATAGGGATTCCAACGACAAAGATCACGGAGAAAAACATCAGCGGAAAAGCGGGTCTCGTGAGAGAAAAAGATCCAAGTCAAAAACACATTCCAGATCTCAGCGCAGCAGGAGCAACGGCAAGGAACGATCTAGGGAGAAAAGCAGAGACAGacgagatagagagaaaagcAGAGATACGTGGGATCACGAATGGAATAGGGATAGACGGAAAGCCAGCAAAGACGGAGACAAGGATAGGTACAGAAGCAGGAGTCGGGATAGAAGCAGAGACAGGCGTAATAATCGTGGAAGAACAAGGAGCCGAGAAAGAAA ggaAAGAATagagattgataaaaaaaagctgCTCGAAATTGCTAGAAAGAATGCTATAAGCATGATTCAGCAAGGAACGCTTCCGCTTGCTCAACAAGACAAAGTGATTGCCGCTATACAAGCTGGAGGAAAGTCTGTCGATGAACTCACAG ATTTTTGTAAATCCTTATCAAAATCCGAAGCCTTGGGAGAACTGTCCAGCATATCGTCAGACGACGATGGCAgtaattctgaaaaaggctTTCATCATCCGTTCCTTGTCAAAGATAGGCCCAATTCAATAATCATGAACATTCGG GATGCAAAACAGTTACCGACAAAAACTTTCCAAGAAAAAGCAGCAGAGTCGTCGATCCAGTTACGACTACAGTTTCCAGTTTCTAGCGGACAACTTCACAGAAAAACTG AGAACGAGTGGGTGCCAGTTAACCCGAAGAAGCCTGGACCGAAAAAGCCGACTGCTCCAGCGACAGCTCCATCTGAGCCGCTTGCAATAATGCCAGCGCCAACACAAGCGGCAGCACCTGTACATGCATCTGTACCTACACCTGCACCTGCACCTATACCTCCACCTACACCTACACCACAATTGCCCATATTTTCAGAGCCTTCCCCATTGAAG AATGTTGACATAGGCTGCATCGTATCTCAGAGATTAGCTGCGATGAGAAAGCTCAGAGAAAATCCAAACGACGTACAAGCAATGAATGAAATGTACAGAGCTCAAAGTGgg ATGAAGAGTTGGGCTGAGAGTAAACAGATGCCAGGTCAGTTCACGGGTAGCACTGGAGTCAAAGTGCTATCGGCCTCTGAACTATCTGCTGGCTATCAAGCATGGGCCCGTAAG GCACATAACTACATTGGAGAAGAAACAACCTCGGCAGCGCAGTGCTCGTTGATCTTTGTTTG GATCAATTGTTAA
- the LOC124414979 gene encoding protein Son-like isoform X3: MANLFDIANLITTVGVDAVKIKPEPGLPEKSSNEILTELFSTFDADEGIISPGSGDNEIAKDISVKTEKSAKLKKKKSKKKHKHKDKKRKKKIKKNSSDSDSEAGDGSKKRKKHKKKSKRKRDSSSSRTSESDEQKQKVQKIDGDGFKENSKISENYLNDEIDKATKGNANKKVSKLAEIPLIKTEPGLAKPDHSASQDEALLEPSSLRQPFVANKINKDDSKDIVMPRLLENPKQAAPGKILIKNLKHSIVYSEVVKEVENKAREKAARMEDGELSDSSGIDRTPTLSPSPSRCDDRGTPSLSPESNRSIVRTPSPILRLQQVGLTPKNDLRMILKEKEKKRREEMKSKLRNGKREREHKTHRDSNDKDHGEKHQRKSGSRERKRSKSKTHSRSQRSRSNGKERSREKSRDRRDREKSRDTWDHEWNRDRRKASKDGDKDRYRSRSRDRSRDRRNNRGRTRSRERKERIEIDKKKLLEIARKNAISMIQQGTLPLAQQDKVIAAIQAGGKSVDELTDFCKSLSKSEALGELSSISSDDDGSNSEKGFHHPFLVKDRPNSIIMNIRDAKQLPTKTFQEKAAESSIQLRLQFPVSSGQLHRKTENEWVPVNPKKPGPKKPTAPATAPSEPLAIMPAPTQAAAPVHASVPTPAPAPIPPPTPTPQLPIFSEPSPLKNVDIGCIVSQRLAAMRKLRENPNDVQAMNEMYRAQSGMKSWAESKQMPGQFTGSTGVKVLSASELSAGYQAWARKRVDELRLVSIGLYPPEGLLQAHNYIGEETTSAAQCSLIFV; the protein is encoded by the exons ATGGCCAATTTATTCGATATAGCAAATTTAATTACGACGGTGGGTGTAGATGCGGTTAAAATTAAACCGGAGCCAGGGTTACCCGAGAAAtcgtcaaatgaaattttgaccgAACTTTTTAGTACGTTTGACGCCGACGAAGGAATAATTTCACCTggaagcggcgataacgagaTTGCCAAAGATATAAGCGTAAAGACCGAGAAATCGGCTAAgcttaagaagaagaagagcaaGAAGAAGCACAAACACAAAGACAAAAAAcgcaagaagaaaattaagaaaaattcatccgaTAGCGATAGCGAAGCTGGAGATG GCTCGAAGAAGCGAAAAAAGCATAAAAAGAAATCTAAGCGCAAGCGAGATTCTTCGTCGAGTCGAACTTCCGaatcagatgagcagaaacaAAAAGTACAAAAGATCGATGGTGATGGCTTTAAGGAGAACTCCAAAATATCTGAAAACTACCTCAACGATGAAATCGATAAAGCTACTAAAGGCAATGCGAATAAGAAAGTTTCAAAGCTCGCAGAAATTCCTTTGATCAAAACAGAGCCAGGATTAGCAAAGCCTGATCATTCAGCGAGTCAGGATGAGGCACTTCTGGAACCATCAAGTCTCAGACAACCTTTCGTagcaaataaaattaacaaggaTGACTCGAAGGACATAGTTATGCCAAGATTACTTG aaaatCCGAAGCAGGCAGCACCGGGAAAAATTCTTATCAAGAACCTAAAGCATAGCATAGTTTACAGTGAAGTCGTGAAAGAAGTTGAGAACAAAGCAAGGGAGAAGGCTGCTCGCATGGAAGATGGTGAACTGTCTGATAGCAGTGGTATCGATAGGACTCCAACGCTGAGTCCAAGTCCGTCACGATGCGATGATCGTGGAACGCCATCCTTGAGCCCTGAATCGAATAGATCAATTGTAAGAACGCCAAGTCCGATACTAAGGTTGCAGCAAGTGGGTTTAACGCCAAAAAATGATCTGCGGATGAttttaaaagagaaagaaaagaagcgtCGGGAGGAAATGAAGTCTAAGTTGAGAAACGGCAAACGTGAAAGAGAACACAAGACGCATAGGGATTCCAACGACAAAGATCACGGAGAAAAACATCAGCGGAAAAGCGGGTCTCGTGAGAGAAAAAGATCCAAGTCAAAAACACATTCCAGATCTCAGCGCAGCAGGAGCAACGGCAAGGAACGATCTAGGGAGAAAAGCAGAGACAGacgagatagagagaaaagcAGAGATACGTGGGATCACGAATGGAATAGGGATAGACGGAAAGCCAGCAAAGACGGAGACAAGGATAGGTACAGAAGCAGGAGTCGGGATAGAAGCAGAGACAGGCGTAATAATCGTGGAAGAACAAGGAGCCGAGAAAGAAA ggaAAGAATagagattgataaaaaaaagctgCTCGAAATTGCTAGAAAGAATGCTATAAGCATGATTCAGCAAGGAACGCTTCCGCTTGCTCAACAAGACAAAGTGATTGCCGCTATACAAGCTGGAGGAAAGTCTGTCGATGAACTCACAG ATTTTTGTAAATCCTTATCAAAATCCGAAGCCTTGGGAGAACTGTCCAGCATATCGTCAGACGACGATGGCAgtaattctgaaaaaggctTTCATCATCCGTTCCTTGTCAAAGATAGGCCCAATTCAATAATCATGAACATTCGG GATGCAAAACAGTTACCGACAAAAACTTTCCAAGAAAAAGCAGCAGAGTCGTCGATCCAGTTACGACTACAGTTTCCAGTTTCTAGCGGACAACTTCACAGAAAAACTG AGAACGAGTGGGTGCCAGTTAACCCGAAGAAGCCTGGACCGAAAAAGCCGACTGCTCCAGCGACAGCTCCATCTGAGCCGCTTGCAATAATGCCAGCGCCAACACAAGCGGCAGCACCTGTACATGCATCTGTACCTACACCTGCACCTGCACCTATACCTCCACCTACACCTACACCACAATTGCCCATATTTTCAGAGCCTTCCCCATTGAAG AATGTTGACATAGGCTGCATCGTATCTCAGAGATTAGCTGCGATGAGAAAGCTCAGAGAAAATCCAAACGACGTACAAGCAATGAATGAAATGTACAGAGCTCAAAGTGgg ATGAAGAGTTGGGCTGAGAGTAAACAGATGCCAGGTCAGTTCACGGGTAGCACTGGAGTCAAAGTGCTATCGGCCTCTGAACTATCTGCTGGCTATCAAGCATGGGCCCGTAAG agagTTGACGAGCTGAGACTAGTTAGCATTGGTCTGTATCCACCTGAGGGTTTGTTACAGGCACATAACTACATTGGAGAAGAAACAACCTCGGCAGCGCAGTGCTCGTTGATCTTTGTTTG A